The DNA window ACTAAAAGATATTATGCCGAATGCTCGACCAAGAATTATTACTATATTAGATATTCAAAAAGTAGTGGGAGAACATTTTCATATAAAGTTAGAAGATTTCACTGCAAAAAAACGTACAAAATCGATTGCATTTCCTCGTCAAGTCGCGATGTATCTATCTCGTGAATTAACGGACTTCTCCTTACCGAAAATTGGAGATGAATTCGGAGGACGTGATCATACAACTGTTATCCATGCACATGAGAAAATTTCAACAATGGTAAAAGTAGATTTAAATTTGCAAGATGATATTAAACAGATAAAATCTATCCTAGGAAGATAATTTGGTTTGTGGATAAGTGTAGATTTTACTAACTTACTTAAGAACAACTTATACACATGTGAATAGTTTAGCGTACGTAAGATAAAATAGACTTATCAACATATCCACAACCCCTATTACTATTTCTATTAATCTTTTAAATAATAATAACTATATAAGTGAGGTACCAAAATGAAATTTGAAGTAATGAGAGATAGTTTACTTGAGGGATTAAATGATGTTATGAAAGCAGTAAGTTCAAAAACAACTGTTCCAATATTAACTGGACTCAAATTAGAAGTTACAAGTGAAGGATTATATATTACTGGTAGTGATTCGGACATCACGATTCAGACGTTTATACCTGTAGAAAAAAATGGAGAACAAATTATTCGAATTTCAGAAAAAGGTTCTATTGTTTTACAAGCTAGAGTATTTAATGAAATTGTACGAAAACTACCTACAAATGAAGTGGAAATTGAGGTAACAAATCAGTTTCAAACACATATTAGATCAGGTAAATCTGAATTTAGTTTGATTGGTTTAGATGCAACAGAATATCCATTACTTCCTCAAATTGAGGAAGAACATCAATTTTTCATGCCTTCTGATTTATTAAAATCAATTATTAAAGAAACTGTATTTGCTGTTTCTACTTCTGAAAGTCGTCCAGTACTTACGGGTGTAAATTGGCAAGTAAAAGACGGAGAACTTCACTGTGTAGCAACAGATAGTCATCGTCTAGCTAAAAGAAAAACAGCAATTAAAGATCTACCTGAAGAAGCATATAGTGTAGTAATTCCAGGAAAAAGCTTA is part of the Psychrobacillus sp. FSL H8-0483 genome and encodes:
- the dnaN gene encoding DNA polymerase III subunit beta, with amino-acid sequence MKFEVMRDSLLEGLNDVMKAVSSKTTVPILTGLKLEVTSEGLYITGSDSDITIQTFIPVEKNGEQIIRISEKGSIVLQARVFNEIVRKLPTNEVEIEVTNQFQTHIRSGKSEFSLIGLDATEYPLLPQIEEEHQFFMPSDLLKSIIKETVFAVSTSESRPVLTGVNWQVKDGELHCVATDSHRLAKRKTAIKDLPEEAYSVVIPGKSLNELNKILEETSSEVAIVMTQQQILFKTGEVLFYSRLLEGNYPDTSRLIPSEYKTIILVNGKSLLQAIDRASLLAREERNNVVRFSTIGQGFVEVSSNSPEIGNVEEQIQAESIDGEELKISFSAKYMMDALKAIDGQDVKILFTGAMRPFVLKSVHDDSILQLILPVRTY